The following proteins are encoded in a genomic region of Nocardioides sp. cx-173:
- a CDS encoding thiamine pyrophosphate-requiring protein — translation MSEQSKLVADVVVERLREWGVSRIFGYSGDGINGFMGALRRAGGDPELIQARHEENAALMAVGHAKYTGEVGVMTSTQGPGAVHLLNGLYDAKLDHVPVVAIVGQQETTVLGSEYQQEIDLQSLFKDVAAQFLQTALAPEQVPMLIDRAFRTALATRSPCVVVLPHDVQQEEASGPEQEHGVVVTAPEWRRPHVVPRAEDLRRAAEVLDAGERVALLVGQGVREAGDEVRAVAERLGAGVATSLLGKPWWDESLPYSCGVMGHLGTSASAHLLGHCDTLLVVGSNDPWTEFYPAPGQARAVQVDLDGRHLGNRYPVEVGLTGDAAETLRALLPLLRERDDTAWREEVEEQVRAWHDLAEQRSRLEARPLNPELVVRSLSAHLPKDAMVSVDVGSVVYWYARHLRLPPGVPAHLSSTLASMGSGLPYGIAAKLSAPDRPVVALVGDGAMQMNGIAELITVAHRWRDWSDPRFVVLVLHNRELAEVTWEQRETEGDPRFDDSQSLPDFPYAGYAELLGLRGIRIDGPEAVEDAWAAALAADRPTVIEAVTDPDVPLLPPFPAGREKLESFRRALAQEGPGGEHARDLLDRQAAQEERLPEA, via the coding sequence ATGAGCGAGCAGTCCAAGCTCGTCGCCGACGTCGTGGTCGAGCGGCTCCGGGAGTGGGGCGTCTCGCGGATCTTCGGCTACTCCGGCGACGGCATCAACGGCTTCATGGGCGCCCTGCGCCGGGCCGGGGGAGACCCCGAGCTCATCCAGGCGCGGCACGAGGAGAACGCCGCCCTCATGGCGGTGGGCCACGCCAAGTACACCGGCGAGGTCGGCGTCATGACCAGCACCCAGGGGCCGGGCGCGGTCCACCTGCTCAACGGCCTGTACGACGCCAAGCTCGACCACGTGCCGGTGGTGGCGATCGTCGGCCAGCAGGAGACGACCGTGCTGGGCTCGGAGTACCAGCAGGAGATCGACCTGCAGAGCCTGTTCAAGGACGTCGCCGCGCAGTTCCTGCAGACGGCGCTCGCGCCGGAGCAAGTGCCGATGCTGATCGACCGTGCGTTCCGCACCGCGCTGGCCACCCGGTCGCCGTGCGTGGTCGTCCTGCCGCACGACGTGCAGCAGGAGGAGGCCTCCGGCCCCGAGCAGGAGCACGGCGTCGTGGTGACCGCCCCCGAGTGGCGGCGACCGCACGTCGTGCCGCGTGCGGAGGATCTGCGCCGCGCCGCCGAGGTGCTCGACGCGGGCGAGCGGGTGGCGCTGCTGGTCGGGCAGGGTGTCCGCGAGGCGGGCGACGAGGTGCGGGCGGTGGCCGAGCGGCTCGGGGCCGGCGTCGCGACCAGCCTGCTTGGCAAGCCCTGGTGGGACGAGTCGCTGCCGTACTCCTGCGGGGTCATGGGCCACCTGGGCACCTCGGCCTCCGCCCACCTCCTGGGCCACTGCGACACGCTGCTGGTCGTCGGCAGCAACGACCCGTGGACGGAGTTCTACCCCGCGCCCGGGCAGGCGCGCGCCGTGCAGGTCGACCTCGACGGTCGCCACCTCGGCAACCGCTACCCCGTGGAGGTGGGGCTCACCGGCGACGCGGCCGAGACCCTGCGCGCGCTCCTGCCGCTGCTGCGCGAGCGCGATGACACCGCCTGGCGCGAGGAGGTCGAGGAGCAGGTCCGCGCCTGGCACGACCTGGCGGAGCAGCGCTCGAGGCTCGAGGCGCGCCCCCTCAACCCCGAGCTCGTCGTGCGCTCGCTGAGCGCACACCTGCCGAAGGACGCCATGGTGAGCGTGGACGTCGGCTCGGTCGTCTACTGGTACGCGCGTCACCTGCGGCTCCCGCCCGGCGTGCCCGCGCACCTGTCCTCGACGCTCGCGAGCATGGGCTCCGGGCTGCCCTACGGCATCGCGGCCAAGCTGTCCGCCCCCGACCGTCCAGTGGTGGCGCTGGTCGGCGACGGGGCGATGCAGATGAACGGCATCGCCGAGCTGATCACGGTGGCGCACCGCTGGCGGGACTGGTCGGACCCACGCTTCGTCGTGCTCGTCCTGCACAACCGCGAGCTCGCGGAGGTGACCTGGGAGCAGCGCGAGACCGAGGGGGACCCCCGCTTCGACGACAGCCAGAGCCTTCCGGACTTCCCCTACGCCGGCTACGCCGAGCTGCTCGGGCTACGGGGCATCCGCATCGACGGACCCGAGGCGGTCGAGGACGCCTGGGCCGCGGCGCTCGCCGCGGACCGGCCCACCGTGATCGAGGCGGTGACCGACCCCGACGTGCCGCTGCTGCCGCCGTTCCCCGCCGGTCGCGAGAAGCTGGAGAGCTTCCGCCGGGCGCTCGCCCAGGAGGGCCCGGGCGGGGAGCACGCGCGTGACCTGCTGGACCGGCAGGCCGCCCAGGAGGAGCGCCTCCCGGAGGCGTGA
- a CDS encoding PhoH family protein, with translation MRAPTREGYPVPQAQKSQHRTYVLDTSVLLADPGALRRFDEHEVVLPVVVITELEGKRHHPDLGFFARSALRMLDELRTTHGRLDEPVPVGEHGGTVRVELNHTDPQTLPSGFRLGDNDTRILAVARNLADEGHDVTLVSKDLPLRIKASAVGLDAQEYRADAVHDSDTGYSGMAEIEVEAAMLDELYDDGVLDLDTARDLPCHQGLVLLSDRGTALGRVGADKQVHLVRGDREAFGIHGRSAEQRIALEMLLDPEVGIVSLGGRAGTGKSAMALCAGLEAVLERGQHKKVVVFRPLFAVGGQELGYLPGSESEKMSPWGQAVFDTLGAMTSKDVIDEILDRGMLEVLPLTHIRGRSLHDAFVIVDEAQSLEANVLLTVLSRIGANSKVVLTHDVAQRDNLRVGRHDGVVAVIDKLKGHPLFAHVTLTRSERSPIAALVTEMLENVTL, from the coding sequence GTGCGCGCGCCGACCCGTGAGGGGTACCCCGTGCCGCAGGCCCAGAAGTCCCAGCACCGCACCTACGTCCTCGACACCAGCGTCCTGCTGGCCGACCCGGGGGCGTTGCGCAGGTTCGACGAGCACGAGGTCGTGCTGCCGGTCGTCGTCATCACCGAGCTCGAGGGCAAGCGGCACCACCCCGATCTGGGGTTCTTCGCCCGGTCGGCGCTGCGCATGCTCGACGAGCTGCGCACCACGCACGGGCGCCTCGACGAGCCGGTCCCGGTCGGCGAGCACGGCGGCACCGTCCGGGTGGAGCTCAACCACACCGACCCCCAGACGCTGCCCTCCGGCTTCCGCCTCGGCGACAACGACACCCGGATCCTCGCCGTGGCCCGCAACCTCGCGGACGAGGGGCACGACGTCACGCTCGTGTCCAAGGATCTGCCGCTGCGGATCAAGGCCTCCGCCGTCGGCCTGGACGCGCAGGAGTACCGCGCCGACGCCGTCCACGACTCCGACACCGGCTACAGCGGCATGGCCGAGATCGAGGTCGAGGCCGCGATGCTCGACGAGCTGTACGACGACGGCGTACTCGACCTCGACACCGCCCGTGACCTGCCCTGTCACCAGGGCCTGGTGCTGCTGTCGGACCGCGGCACCGCGCTCGGCCGGGTCGGGGCGGACAAGCAGGTGCACCTCGTGCGCGGCGACCGCGAGGCGTTCGGCATCCACGGCCGCAGCGCGGAGCAGCGGATCGCCCTGGAGATGCTGCTCGACCCCGAGGTCGGGATCGTCTCGCTGGGCGGGCGCGCTGGCACCGGCAAGTCGGCGATGGCGCTGTGCGCCGGCCTGGAGGCGGTCCTCGAGCGCGGGCAGCACAAGAAGGTCGTGGTCTTCCGCCCGCTGTTCGCGGTGGGTGGGCAGGAGCTGGGCTACCTGCCCGGCTCGGAGTCGGAGAAGATGTCGCCCTGGGGCCAGGCCGTCTTCGACACCCTGGGCGCGATGACCTCCAAGGACGTCATCGACGAGATCCTCGACCGCGGGATGCTCGAGGTGCTGCCGCTGACCCACATCCGCGGCCGCTCGCTCCACGACGCGTTCGTCATCGTCGACGAGGCTCAGTCGCTCGAGGCCAACGTCCTGCTGACGGTGCTCTCCCGCATCGGCGCCAACTCCAAGGTGGTCCTCACCCACGACGTCGCCCAGCGCGACAACCTGCGGGTGGGGCGCCACGACGGCGTGGTGGCGGTGATCGACAAGCTGAAGGGGCACCCTCTGTTCGCCCACGTGACGCTCACCCGCTCGGAGCGCTCGCCGATCGCCGCCCTGGTGACCGAGATGCTGGAGAACGTCACGTTGTAG
- a CDS encoding myelin proteolipid family protein — MTPVLLLLLPLVEKGPDEEDVVAGWTAFGLFGLLILAVALLGFSLTKHLKRAERSEQEGRYDPPTRRPAPPEA, encoded by the coding sequence ATGACCCCCGTGCTGCTGCTCCTGCTTCCCCTCGTGGAGAAGGGACCCGACGAGGAGGACGTCGTCGCCGGCTGGACCGCGTTCGGCCTCTTCGGGCTGCTGATCCTCGCGGTCGCGCTGCTGGGCTTCAGCCTCACCAAGCACCTCAAGCGCGCCGAGCGCTCCGAGCAGGAGGGGCGCTACGACCCGCCGACCCGACGGCCGGCGCCGCCCGAGGCCTGA
- the trhA gene encoding PAQR family membrane homeostasis protein TrhA, with the protein MPPTLDHANEAVRAGLESLSETIAEVKPKLRGWMHLVLTPLALAGGIVLIVLSPDATTRWGSAVFAFSALLLFGISALYHTRSWSPRVWAALRRFDHANIFILIAGSYTPLTLMLLEGTERVVLLTTVWGCAILGVLFRVFWIGAPRWLYTPLYIGLGWAAVFFIPGFIDGAVSRLGTTTGTTVLVLVAVGGALYTLGGVVYGFKRPDPWPQWFGFHEVFHTFTILAFVSHYVSVSIATYTLR; encoded by the coding sequence ATGCCACCGACCCTCGACCACGCGAACGAGGCTGTCCGCGCCGGCCTTGAGTCACTCAGCGAGACGATCGCCGAGGTCAAGCCGAAGCTCCGCGGCTGGATGCACCTCGTCCTCACGCCGTTGGCGCTCGCCGGCGGCATCGTCCTGATCGTCCTGTCCCCCGACGCCACCACCCGCTGGGGCTCGGCGGTGTTCGCGTTCAGCGCCCTGCTGCTGTTCGGGATCTCCGCGCTCTACCACACCCGGTCCTGGTCGCCGCGGGTCTGGGCGGCGCTGCGGCGCTTCGACCACGCCAACATCTTCATCCTCATCGCGGGCTCCTACACGCCCCTCACGCTGATGCTGTTGGAGGGCACCGAGCGGGTCGTGCTGCTGACGACCGTGTGGGGCTGCGCGATCCTCGGCGTGCTGTTCCGGGTGTTCTGGATCGGCGCCCCACGCTGGCTCTACACGCCCCTCTACATCGGCCTGGGCTGGGCGGCGGTCTTCTTCATCCCCGGCTTCATCGACGGCGCCGTCTCGCGCCTCGGCACCACCACGGGGACCACCGTGCTGGTGCTGGTCGCGGTGGGAGGTGCGCTCTACACCCTGGGCGGTGTCGTCTACGGCTTCAAGCGGCCGGACCCCTGGCCCCAGTGGTTCGGATTCCACGAGGTCTTCCACACCTTCACCATCCTCGCCTTCGTCAGCCACTACGTCAGCGTCTCGATCGCGACCTACACGCTGCGCTAG
- a CDS encoding lytic transglycosylase domain-containing protein, producing MTKQVKPAPKHRAPVERSALVAAPRKALRNTVILSSVAVAVTGATVSTGVLGQGSAISPVGSVDAAASNARADDASPASSLQVDDLAERDTSVSRSSRRQALNSVKKASVVQTKVSAMSRTEDMSDEDPRSIGQALLAEFGFSQDQFGCLDSLWTRESNWTWNADNPTSSAYGIPQALPGSKMSSAGADWATNPVTQIRWGLGYIQDRYGSPCGAWAHSESHNWY from the coding sequence GTGACGAAGCAGGTCAAGCCCGCCCCCAAGCACCGCGCTCCCGTCGAGCGGTCCGCCCTCGTGGCGGCTCCCCGCAAGGCGCTGCGCAACACCGTGATCCTGTCCTCGGTCGCCGTGGCCGTCACCGGTGCGACGGTCTCGACCGGCGTGCTCGGGCAGGGGTCGGCCATCTCCCCGGTCGGCTCGGTCGATGCCGCCGCGTCGAACGCGCGGGCCGACGACGCGTCGCCGGCGAGCTCGCTCCAGGTCGACGACCTGGCGGAGCGCGACACCAGCGTGTCGCGATCCTCGCGCCGCCAGGCCCTCAACTCGGTCAAGAAGGCCTCCGTGGTCCAGACCAAGGTCTCGGCCATGAGCCGCACCGAGGACATGTCCGACGAGGACCCCCGCAGCATCGGCCAGGCGCTGCTCGCGGAGTTCGGCTTCTCCCAGGACCAGTTCGGCTGCCTCGACTCGCTGTGGACCCGCGAGTCCAACTGGACCTGGAACGCCGACAACCCCACCTCCTCCGCCTACGGCATCCCGCAGGCCCTCCCGGGCTCCAAGATGTCCTCGGCCGGCGCCGACTGGGCCACGAACCCCGTCACCCAGATCCGCTGGGGCCTCGGCTACATCCAGGACCGCTACGGCAGCCCCTGCGGCGCCTGGGCCCACTCCGAGTCCCACAACTGGTACTGA
- the trxA gene encoding thioredoxin codes for MATIELTTENFTSHVEDDDILLVDFWASWCGPCQQFAPTYEKASEAHPDVTFGSINTEEQRELASAAGIQSIPTLMAFREGILVFAQPGALPPQALEQVITGVKSLDMDDVRRQIAEAATQEQPEG; via the coding sequence ATGGCCACCATCGAGCTGACCACCGAGAACTTCACCTCCCACGTCGAGGACGACGACATCCTGCTCGTCGACTTCTGGGCGAGCTGGTGCGGACCGTGCCAGCAGTTCGCCCCGACGTACGAGAAGGCCTCCGAGGCCCACCCGGACGTCACGTTCGGCTCCATCAACACCGAGGAGCAGCGCGAGCTGGCCTCGGCTGCCGGCATCCAGTCCATCCCCACCCTGATGGCGTTCCGCGAGGGCATCCTGGTCTTCGCCCAGCCCGGCGCACTGCCGCCGCAGGCGCTGGAGCAGGTCATCACCGGCGTCAAGAGCCTGGACATGGACGACGTACGCCGCCAGATCGCCGAGGCCGCCACCCAGGAGCAGCCCGAGGGCTGA
- a CDS encoding serine/threonine-protein kinase, with product MSPDEHPRDPDPTEAVDMSGLLGDQPPPTSVPAPDLLGGRYRLGPVLGRGGVADVHRATDTLLSREVAVKRLREATPSDVDRARFTAEARTLAVLSHRSLVTLLDAGESEDRPYLVLELVEGPTLAALMAAGPLPVREAAYLLGDVAAALAYAHAQGVVHRDVKPGNVLVGDDGRVRLADFGIARIVGDAVRHTMTGTTVGTVGYLAPEQVSGAEIGPAVDVYALGLVLLEAVTGIKAFTGSTAEAAVARLARDPHVPDDLAPALADLVRAMTARDPAARPSAAVVAERLALIAADDATTLVPLVPPARRRVRPVLVAAAAAVALAVALAGVGLFGGGEPSQAERPADSSSTSPSSAPSGAAPSTTTSPAVVRSTTARAAPKAGPPKAKKKGKKKGPKSGKGKGPR from the coding sequence ATGAGCCCCGACGAGCACCCGCGCGACCCCGATCCCACCGAGGCAGTGGACATGTCGGGGCTCCTCGGCGACCAGCCGCCGCCGACGTCGGTCCCCGCACCCGACCTCCTGGGCGGGCGCTACCGGCTGGGCCCGGTCCTCGGGCGCGGCGGCGTCGCGGACGTGCACCGGGCGACCGACACGCTGCTGAGCCGTGAGGTGGCCGTCAAACGGCTGCGCGAGGCGACGCCGTCGGACGTCGATCGGGCGCGGTTCACCGCCGAGGCGCGCACGCTCGCGGTCCTCTCGCACCGCTCGCTCGTGACCCTCCTCGACGCCGGCGAGTCCGAGGACCGCCCCTACCTGGTGCTGGAGCTCGTCGAGGGCCCCACGCTGGCCGCGCTGATGGCCGCGGGTCCGCTGCCGGTCCGCGAGGCGGCGTACCTGCTGGGCGACGTGGCAGCCGCCCTCGCCTACGCCCACGCGCAGGGCGTGGTCCACCGCGACGTGAAGCCCGGCAACGTCCTGGTCGGGGACGACGGTCGGGTCCGGCTCGCCGACTTCGGCATCGCCCGCATCGTCGGGGACGCCGTGCGGCACACGATGACCGGGACGACGGTCGGGACGGTCGGCTACCTCGCGCCGGAGCAGGTGAGCGGCGCCGAGATCGGCCCCGCCGTCGACGTCTACGCCCTGGGCCTGGTGCTGCTCGAGGCGGTCACCGGCATCAAGGCCTTCACCGGCTCCACGGCCGAGGCCGCTGTCGCCCGCCTCGCACGCGACCCGCACGTTCCCGACGACCTGGCGCCCGCTCTGGCCGACCTGGTGCGCGCGATGACCGCCCGCGACCCCGCTGCCCGGCCCTCCGCAGCCGTCGTCGCCGAGCGCCTCGCCCTCATCGCCGCGGACGACGCGACGACGCTGGTCCCCCTCGTGCCACCGGCTCGGCGCCGGGTCCGGCCCGTGCTCGTGGCGGCGGCCGCCGCCGTGGCCCTGGCCGTGGCGCTCGCGGGCGTGGGGCTGTTCGGCGGGGGCGAGCCGAGCCAGGCCGAGAGGCCGGCCGACTCCTCGTCCACCTCCCCGTCTTCGGCGCCCTCCGGGGCCGCCCCGTCCACCACCACGTCGCCGGCGGTCGTGCGCAGCACCACCGCCCGGGCCGCCCCGAAGGCGGGGCCGCCGAAGGCGAAGAAGAAGGGCAAGAAGAAGGGGCCCAAGTCCGGCAAGGGGAAGGGCCCCCGATGA
- the ilvA gene encoding threonine ammonia-lyase, protein MDEVTLADIEAARAVLDGVAITTPMEESRWLSALVGGPVSLKCENLQRTGSFKARGAYVRISGLSAEERARGVVAASAGNHAQGVALAAQLLGIQATVFMPEGAPIPKEKATRGYGADVVFEGRYLEDALVAARRFAAETGAVLIHPFDHADVVAGQGTCGLEIVEQAPDLQTVLVPTGGGGLLAGIAVAVKAVRPDVRVVGVQAAGAAAYPDSLQQGRPVALSSMQTMADGIAVGLPGEITFAAVRDHVDDIVTVSEESMSRALLALVERAKMVVEPAGAAAVAAMLDQPSAFRTPAVAVLSGGNIDPLLLGKVIRHGMAAAGRYLNLRVNIPDTPGGLARLLAEVGDAGANVLEVVHERISPALHLDEVEVHLQLETRGEPHAEKVLTRLRQCGYRIFE, encoded by the coding sequence ATGGATGAGGTCACGCTCGCCGACATCGAGGCCGCGCGCGCGGTGCTCGACGGCGTCGCGATCACGACGCCGATGGAGGAGTCGCGCTGGCTCTCCGCGCTGGTCGGCGGCCCGGTCTCGCTCAAGTGCGAGAACCTCCAGCGCACCGGCTCGTTCAAGGCCCGCGGCGCCTACGTGCGGATCTCGGGACTCTCCGCCGAGGAGCGCGCCCGCGGCGTCGTCGCCGCGTCCGCCGGCAACCACGCGCAGGGCGTCGCGCTGGCGGCCCAGCTCCTGGGGATCCAAGCGACCGTCTTCATGCCCGAGGGGGCGCCGATCCCCAAGGAGAAGGCGACGCGCGGGTACGGCGCCGACGTGGTGTTCGAGGGCCGCTACCTGGAGGACGCGCTGGTCGCGGCCCGCCGGTTCGCGGCCGAGACCGGGGCGGTCCTGATCCACCCCTTCGACCACGCCGACGTCGTGGCCGGCCAAGGCACCTGCGGCCTGGAGATCGTCGAGCAGGCCCCGGACCTGCAGACCGTGCTGGTGCCGACCGGGGGCGGCGGTCTGCTCGCCGGCATCGCGGTCGCGGTCAAGGCGGTGCGCCCCGACGTCCGCGTGGTCGGCGTGCAGGCGGCCGGCGCGGCGGCGTACCCCGACTCGCTGCAGCAGGGCCGCCCGGTGGCGCTCTCCTCGATGCAGACCATGGCGGACGGGATCGCCGTCGGGCTGCCCGGCGAGATCACCTTCGCCGCGGTGCGCGACCACGTCGACGACATCGTGACCGTCTCTGAGGAGTCGATGTCACGGGCCCTGCTCGCGCTGGTGGAGCGGGCCAAGATGGTCGTGGAGCCGGCCGGCGCCGCGGCGGTGGCCGCGATGCTCGACCAGCCGTCGGCGTTCCGCACGCCCGCGGTCGCCGTGCTGTCGGGCGGCAACATCGACCCGCTGCTGCTGGGCAAGGTGATCCGGCACGGCATGGCGGCGGCGGGCCGCTACCTCAACCTGCGCGTCAACATCCCCGACACCCCCGGCGGCCTGGCCCGCCTGCTGGCCGAGGTCGGAGACGCGGGCGCCAACGTCCTGGAGGTCGTGCACGAGCGGATCTCGCCCGCGCTGCACCTCGACGAGGTGGAGGTCCACCTCCAGCTCGAGACCCGCGGCGAGCCGCACGCCGAGAAGGTGCTGACCCGCCTACGCCAGTGCGGCTACCGGATCTTCGAGTGA
- a CDS encoding DUF4307 domain-containing protein encodes MSSQHAPTIPTDRYGAPAPWRRRALLSGVVALVVAFLGWLVWTTVVHAAPPVDSDLISFDVVDEHTAVAVVHVELADDAVDPSCLLRAYAEDHSVVGELSFTPEPGDGERIEQTIRTERRATSVESVGCTAEGQSRPR; translated from the coding sequence GTGAGCTCGCAGCATGCCCCGACGATCCCCACCGACCGGTACGGCGCACCGGCCCCCTGGCGCCGGCGCGCACTGCTGTCCGGTGTGGTGGCCCTGGTCGTCGCCTTCCTCGGCTGGCTGGTCTGGACGACGGTCGTGCACGCCGCGCCGCCGGTCGACTCCGACCTGATCAGCTTCGACGTGGTCGACGAGCACACCGCCGTCGCGGTCGTCCACGTGGAGCTGGCCGACGACGCCGTCGACCCGTCCTGCCTGCTGCGGGCCTACGCCGAGGACCACAGCGTCGTCGGGGAGCTGTCGTTCACGCCCGAGCCGGGCGACGGCGAGCGCATCGAGCAGACCATCCGCACCGAGCGGCGCGCCACCTCGGTCGAATCCGTCGGGTGCACCGCGGAGGGCCAGTCGCGTCCTCGCTGA
- a CDS encoding isoprenyl transferase, with protein sequence MADWKRGLRRVLYPAYESRLLRRLPDNLPQHIGVMLDGNRRWAKAVGRDTAHGHRAGAANIEPLLGWCDEVGIQVVTLWLLSTDNLNRPEAELEPLLRIIEEAVDSLADQRRWRLHPVGALDLLPARTAERLKAAAEATHDVDGMLVNIAVGYGGRREIADAVRSLLLEHAAKGTTLEELATIIDVEHISDHLYTKGQPDPDLVIRTSGEQRLGGFLLWQSAKSEFYFCEAYWPEFRRVDFLRAIRAYALRERRFGS encoded by the coding sequence ATGGCGGACTGGAAGCGAGGACTCCGGCGGGTGCTCTACCCGGCGTACGAGTCCCGGCTCCTGCGCCGGCTGCCCGACAACCTCCCCCAGCACATCGGCGTGATGCTCGACGGCAACCGGCGCTGGGCCAAGGCGGTGGGCCGCGACACCGCCCACGGGCATCGCGCGGGTGCCGCCAACATCGAGCCGCTGCTGGGCTGGTGCGACGAGGTCGGCATCCAGGTGGTCACGCTCTGGCTGCTCTCGACCGACAACCTCAACCGCCCCGAGGCCGAGCTCGAGCCGCTGCTGCGGATCATCGAGGAGGCGGTCGACTCGCTCGCCGACCAGCGCCGCTGGCGGCTGCACCCGGTGGGTGCGCTCGACCTGCTGCCGGCCCGCACGGCGGAGCGGCTCAAGGCGGCCGCCGAGGCCACCCACGACGTCGACGGGATGCTGGTCAACATCGCGGTCGGGTACGGCGGTCGTCGCGAGATCGCGGACGCCGTACGGTCCCTGCTCCTGGAGCACGCCGCCAAGGGCACCACGCTCGAGGAGCTCGCGACGATCATCGACGTCGAGCACATCTCCGACCACCTCTACACCAAGGGCCAGCCCGACCCGGACCTGGTGATCCGCACGTCGGGGGAGCAGCGGCTCGGCGGGTTCCTGCTCTGGCAGAGCGCCAAGTCGGAGTTCTACTTCTGCGAGGCGTACTGGCCGGAGTTCCGCCGGGTCGACTTCCTGCGCGCGATCCGGGCCTACGCCCTGCGCGAGCGACGCTTCGGCTCGTGA
- the greA gene encoding transcription elongation factor GreA, with amino-acid sequence MTQQTQQGTIWLTQDAFDKLTAELANLKGPVREDVIARISAARDEGDLKENGGYHAAREEQGKLEGRIRQLEDMLRRAEVGETPPDDGVVEPGMVVTYRFVGDSDDETETFLLGAREIEPEGLTAYSPQSPLGSAINGKKRGETVSYEAPNGKMLEVVIVDAKPYTG; translated from the coding sequence ATGACGCAGCAGACCCAGCAGGGCACGATCTGGCTCACCCAGGACGCCTTCGACAAGCTGACGGCCGAGCTCGCCAACCTCAAGGGACCTGTGCGCGAGGACGTCATCGCGCGCATCAGCGCGGCCCGCGACGAGGGCGACCTCAAGGAGAACGGCGGCTACCACGCCGCCCGCGAGGAGCAGGGCAAGCTCGAGGGCCGCATCCGCCAGCTCGAGGACATGCTCCGCCGCGCCGAGGTCGGCGAGACCCCTCCCGACGACGGCGTCGTCGAGCCCGGCATGGTCGTGACCTACCGCTTCGTGGGCGACTCCGACGACGAGACCGAGACCTTCCTGCTCGGCGCGCGCGAGATCGAGCCCGAGGGCCTCACGGCGTACTCCCCGCAGTCCCCGCTGGGCTCGGCCATCAACGGCAAGAAGCGCGGCGAGACCGTCTCCTACGAGGCGCCCAACGGCAAGATGCTCGAGGTCGTCATCGTCGACGCCAAGCCCTACACCGGCTGA
- the mca gene encoding mycothiol conjugate amidase Mca: MPQHPPAGPRAGLRLMHVHAHPDDESSKGAASTAKYVAEGVDVHVVTCTGGERGSILNPKMDRPDILENITEVRRQEMERARDILGITQDWLGFVDSGWPEGDPKPPLPEGCFALVPLEEATERLVALIRSFRPHVMTTYDERGGYPHPDHVRCHEVSVAAFEAAGDPERFPDAGEPWQPLKLYYHHSFNRERMQRLHDAMLEHGLESPWGERLKEWKEEPEWDARVTTKVPCGDYFGVRDQALLAHATQIDPDGFWFAVPRELQERIWPTEDFELVVSHVPSTIPEDDLFAGITDPS; encoded by the coding sequence ATGCCGCAGCACCCTCCCGCCGGCCCCCGCGCGGGCCTCCGACTCATGCACGTGCACGCCCACCCCGACGACGAGTCCAGCAAGGGCGCGGCGTCCACGGCCAAGTACGTCGCCGAGGGCGTCGACGTGCACGTCGTCACCTGCACCGGCGGCGAGCGCGGCTCGATCCTCAACCCCAAGATGGACCGCCCCGACATCCTCGAGAACATCACCGAGGTCCGCCGTCAGGAGATGGAGCGGGCCCGCGACATCCTCGGCATCACCCAGGACTGGCTGGGCTTCGTCGACTCCGGCTGGCCCGAGGGCGATCCCAAGCCGCCGCTGCCCGAGGGCTGCTTCGCGCTGGTCCCGCTCGAGGAGGCCACCGAGCGGCTGGTCGCGCTGATCCGGTCGTTCCGCCCGCACGTGATGACGACCTACGACGAGCGCGGGGGCTACCCGCACCCCGACCACGTGCGTTGCCACGAGGTGAGCGTCGCGGCGTTCGAGGCCGCCGGCGACCCCGAGCGGTTCCCCGACGCGGGGGAGCCCTGGCAGCCGCTGAAGCTCTACTACCACCACTCCTTCAACCGCGAGCGGATGCAGCGGCTGCACGACGCGATGCTCGAGCACGGCCTGGAGTCGCCCTGGGGCGAGCGGCTCAAGGAGTGGAAGGAGGAGCCGGAGTGGGACGCCCGGGTCACCACCAAGGTGCCGTGCGGGGACTACTTCGGCGTCCGCGACCAGGCGCTGCTGGCGCACGCGACCCAGATCGACCCCGACGGCTTCTGGTTCGCGGTGCCGCGCGAGCTGCAGGAGCGGATCTGGCCCACCGAGGACTTCGAGCTCGTCGTGAGCCACGTCCCGTCCACCATCCCCGAGGACGACCTGTTCGCCGGGATCACCGACCCTTCCTGA